A genomic window from Ruminiclostridium cellulolyticum H10 includes:
- a CDS encoding Pr6Pr family membrane protein has protein sequence MLVFYTIQSNALCFVFFSILAVKTLIDIKTKGIRGSTHIFPHLKGAVTMTISMTFIVYHFILVPLYISNDVSYKILNWQNILVHYFVPIMTVLDWLLFDKKQNFRWFDPMLWIFVPISYFIFIIIRAKIGGIIDIVQSKYPYFFVDVDILGWINVLKYAGVFILGFLVLGYVIYLVDKIKFKFTLENIGCNSVVKEAN, from the coding sequence ATGCTTGTTTTTTATACAATACAGAGTAATGCCTTGTGCTTTGTGTTCTTTTCTATTCTGGCGGTAAAAACCCTTATTGATATTAAAACGAAAGGTATCCGGGGTTCCACCCATATATTTCCCCATCTAAAGGGGGCTGTCACAATGACTATTTCTATGACATTTATTGTTTACCATTTTATTCTGGTTCCTCTATATATTTCCAATGATGTAAGTTACAAAATTTTAAATTGGCAAAATATTCTGGTACATTATTTCGTACCGATTATGACTGTTTTAGACTGGCTGTTATTTGATAAGAAACAAAATTTCAGATGGTTCGACCCTATGCTTTGGATTTTTGTTCCAATCTCATATTTCATATTCATAATTATTAGGGCTAAAATTGGGGGAATAATTGATATAGTACAAAGTAAATATCCATATTTCTTTGTAGATGTTGATATTCTTGGATGGATAAATGTATTAAAATATGCAGGTGTTTTTATTCTAGGTTTTCTTGTACTGGGGTATGTTATTTATTTGGTTGACAAAATTAAATTCAAATTCACTCTTGAAAACATTGGCTGCAATTCTGTAGTAAAGGAGGCTAACTAG